One segment of Neodiprion fabricii isolate iyNeoFabr1 chromosome 1, iyNeoFabr1.1, whole genome shotgun sequence DNA contains the following:
- the LOC124180280 gene encoding zinc finger protein 853-like isoform X2, with the protein MRQTQNLNARVQKKLKPVAKVRSHADLTFFKYCKMEVKTIEADSNDLMEILKQAASGDEIIFEANIAGDGDGEEAEEVEEIVEIIEEIEEVEETEEIEQPVGTEENEDNEIDEHMDLTMPDAEANDQRQNEDEEIENSAKSSSKNYATTDTGLTQMRAEYVKKQLKKHFKNEGDKDKSKQLVNYDIDEDWEDEDLDQEQQSKVESSQSQIRSLNNTSNNQTEREDRHPTQNGRKHLSTPNHDSPSQPGKSRVHGKIQQQESNTDENTNEYWDDEEHDSIVGYEDDQSGSQNEENTDSQHEIVKNAENNLVYTVLGSKKQNNSTKQTQDGRLISSRFVKIEQHEETPTEGTIYYENEDMETLYVEQSGGDHDNYQYNNIIEGDEEMTRDSNREDEETDNQEPQEQIFLHEDEDGQLYFKDENGKLQPVYLTPDGNYAIAENSSDDQDSRDLDQQVSNPRQPEGGAVLIPGVDYAPSTTTKTAVVPASTIQEIDNEDNTVTISLIISEDENGQKRTQVIIPTTDNLKCDTCNKSFKSSFQLLRHNRLKHAREEDITSRNYPCDSCPKRFPDQNSLARHRKSHTDDRPFQCFECHKTFPTSSTLRRHLTLHNPQSRPLPCIFCGRRFLDKASLAKHEQSHLAGEQRTHTCDICHKAFMHASDLALHKKNHDPERKFDCEVCGREFNRLNNLQRHMMVHQQQGNNDEALSCDVCGITYKFMSSLTRHMVTTHVNPEKMRQQAEEQRRKRENNYRRYMENRKMYECQPTSGYSSKRTAFHHNTVSMNMQMSDNDEDA; encoded by the exons ATGAGGCAAACT CAAAATCTTAATGCTCGCGTTCAAAAAAAGCTGAAGCCTGTAGCTAAAGTTAGAAGCCACGCAGATTTAACTTTCTTTAAATAT TGCAAGATGGAGGTTAAAACAATCGAGGCAGATAGCAATGATCTCATGGAAATACTGAAGCAAGCTGCATCTGGTGATGAGATTATTTTTGAAGCCAACATTGCTGGCGATGGAGATGGTGAAGAGGCAGAGGAGGTAGAAGAAATTGTTGAgataattgaagaaattgaagagGTAGAAGAAACGGAGGAAATTGAGCAACCTGTGGGTACTGAGGAAAATGAAGATAACGAAATTGACGAGCATATGGATTTGACCATGCCAGATGCAGAAGCAAATGACCAAAGACAAAATGAGGATGAGGAGATAGAAAATTCTGCAAAGTCGTCTTCAAAAAACTATGCTACTACTGATACAGGATTAACTCAAATGAGAGCTGAGTATGTAAAAAAGCAATTGAAGAAGCATTTTAAGAATGAAGGTGACAAAGATAAAAGTAAACAACTCGTGAATTACGACATTGATGAGGATTGGGAGGATGAAGATCTGGATCAGGAACAACAATCAAAAGTAGAGTCCAGTCAATCTCAAATTCGTAGTCTCAATAATACTTCTAACAATCAAACGGAAAGGGAGGACAGACACCCTACACAGAATGGCAGAAAACACCTATCGACTCCAAACCATGATTCACCATCTCAACCAGGTAAATCTCGAGTTCATGGAAAAATACAGCAACAGGAGTCGAACACAgatgaaaatacaaatgaatATTGGGATGACGAAGAGCATGACTCTATTGTAGGATATGAAGATGATCAATCAGGTTCTCAAAATGAAGAGAACACAGATTCTCAGCATGAGATTGTTAAGAATGCTGAAAACAATTTAGTTTATACTGTTCTTGGATCCAAGAAGCAAAATAATTCGACTAAACAGACTCAAGATGGAAGACTCATTAGTTCACGTTTTGTAAAG ATCGAGCAACACGAGGAAACCCCAACTGAAGGCACAATATATTATGAAAACGAAGACATGGAAACTTTGTACGTTGAACAATCCGGTGGTGATCACGATAATTACCAATACAACAACATTATTGAGGGAGACGAAGAGATGACTAGAGACAGTAACAGGGAAGATGAGGAAACTGACAATCAAGAACCACAG GAGCAAATTTTTCTACACGAGGACGAAGATGGGCAGCTTTACTTCAAggatgaaaatggaaaactgcAACCCGTATACTTAACGCCGGATGGAAATTACGCCATTGCCGAGAATAGTAGCGATGACCAAGACAGTCGAGATCTGGATCAACAGGTATCCAATCCAAGACAGCCCGAAGGTGGTGCCGTACTTATACCCGGTGTCGACTACGCCCCCAGTACCACAACCAAA ACTGCTGTGGTGCCAGCGTCAACAATACAAGAGATAGACAATGAGGATAATACTGTGACAATATCTTTAATCATCTCTGAAGACGAGAATGGGCAAAAACGGACTCAAGTTATCATTCCAACAACAGACAATCTCAAGTGTGACACATGCAATAAATCGTTTAAATCCTCATTTCAGTTACTTAGGCACAACAGACTGAAACATGCCCGAGAGGAAGACATAACCAGCAGAAATTATCCGTGTGACTCGTGTCCAAAAag GTTTCCAGATCAAAATTCATTGGCTCGTCATCGGAAGTCTCATACAGACGACAGACCATTTCAGTGCTTTGAATGCCACAAGACCTTCCCTACGTCATCCACATTACGACGCCATCTTACTCTGCACAATCCTCAATCACGTCCACTGCCTTGCATCTTCTGTGGTCGTCGTTTTCTGGATAAAGCAAGCCTAGCAAAACATGAACAATCTCATCTTGCTGGAGAGCAACGTACTCACACGTGCGATATATGCCACAAAGCTTTCATGCATGCCAGTGATTTGGCACTTCACAAGAAGAATCATGATCCTGAACGGAAATTCGATTGTGAGGTTTGCGGACGAGAATTCAACAGACTTAACAATCTGCAACGGCACATGATGGTGCACCAGCAG CAAGGAAATAATGACGAAGCTTTGTCTTGCGACGTGTGCGGCATCACTTACAAATTTATGAGCTCTTTAACCAGGCATATGGTGACAACTCACGTAAATCCGGAGAAGATGCGGCAGCAAGCGGAAGAACAACGACGAAAGCGGGAAAACAATTACCGTCGGTAcatggaaaatcgaaaaatgtacGAATGCCAGCCTACTTCTGGATATTCTAGCAAACGTACAGCATTTCACCATAATACGGTCTCTATGAATATGCAGATGAGCGACAACGACGAAGATGcttga
- the LOC124180280 gene encoding zinc finger protein 652-A-like isoform X1, whose product MRQTQNLNARVQKKLKPVAKVRSHADLTFFKYCKMEVKTIEADSNDLMEILKQAASGDEIIFEANIAGDGDGEEAEEVEEIVEIIEEIEEVEETEEIEQPVGTEENEDNEIDEHMDLTMPDAEANDQRQNEDEEIENSAKSSSKNYATTDTGLTQMRAEYVKKQLKKHFKNEGDKDKSKQLVNYDIDEDWEDEDLDQEQQSKVESSQSQIRSLNNTSNNQTEREDRHPTQNGRKHLSTPNHDSPSQPGKSRVHGKIQQQESNTDENTNEYWDDEEHDSIVGYEDDQSGSQNEENTDSQHEIVKNAENNLVYTVLGSKKQNNSTKQTQDGRLISSRFVKIEQHEETPTEGTIYYENEDMETLYVEQSGGDHDNYQYNNIIEGDEEMTRDSNREDEETDNQEPQEQIFLHEDEDGQLYFKDENGKLQPVYLTPDGNYAIAENSSDDQDSRDLDQQVSNPRQPEGGAVLIPGVDYAPSTTTKTAVVPASTIQEIDNEDNTVTISLIISEDENGQKRTQVIIPTTDNLKCDTCNKSFKSSFQLLRHNRLKHAREEDITSRNYPCDSCPKRFPDQNSLARHRKSHTDDRPFQCFECHKTFPTSSTLRRHLTLHNPQSRPLPCIFCGRRFLDKASLAKHEQSHLAGEQRTHTCDICHKAFMHASDLALHKKNHDPERKFDCEVCGREFNRLNNLQRHMMVHQQVHMQGNNDEALSCDVCGITYKFMSSLTRHMVTTHVNPEKMRQQAEEQRRKRENNYRRYMENRKMYECQPTSGYSSKRTAFHHNTVSMNMQMSDNDEDA is encoded by the exons ATGAGGCAAACT CAAAATCTTAATGCTCGCGTTCAAAAAAAGCTGAAGCCTGTAGCTAAAGTTAGAAGCCACGCAGATTTAACTTTCTTTAAATAT TGCAAGATGGAGGTTAAAACAATCGAGGCAGATAGCAATGATCTCATGGAAATACTGAAGCAAGCTGCATCTGGTGATGAGATTATTTTTGAAGCCAACATTGCTGGCGATGGAGATGGTGAAGAGGCAGAGGAGGTAGAAGAAATTGTTGAgataattgaagaaattgaagagGTAGAAGAAACGGAGGAAATTGAGCAACCTGTGGGTACTGAGGAAAATGAAGATAACGAAATTGACGAGCATATGGATTTGACCATGCCAGATGCAGAAGCAAATGACCAAAGACAAAATGAGGATGAGGAGATAGAAAATTCTGCAAAGTCGTCTTCAAAAAACTATGCTACTACTGATACAGGATTAACTCAAATGAGAGCTGAGTATGTAAAAAAGCAATTGAAGAAGCATTTTAAGAATGAAGGTGACAAAGATAAAAGTAAACAACTCGTGAATTACGACATTGATGAGGATTGGGAGGATGAAGATCTGGATCAGGAACAACAATCAAAAGTAGAGTCCAGTCAATCTCAAATTCGTAGTCTCAATAATACTTCTAACAATCAAACGGAAAGGGAGGACAGACACCCTACACAGAATGGCAGAAAACACCTATCGACTCCAAACCATGATTCACCATCTCAACCAGGTAAATCTCGAGTTCATGGAAAAATACAGCAACAGGAGTCGAACACAgatgaaaatacaaatgaatATTGGGATGACGAAGAGCATGACTCTATTGTAGGATATGAAGATGATCAATCAGGTTCTCAAAATGAAGAGAACACAGATTCTCAGCATGAGATTGTTAAGAATGCTGAAAACAATTTAGTTTATACTGTTCTTGGATCCAAGAAGCAAAATAATTCGACTAAACAGACTCAAGATGGAAGACTCATTAGTTCACGTTTTGTAAAG ATCGAGCAACACGAGGAAACCCCAACTGAAGGCACAATATATTATGAAAACGAAGACATGGAAACTTTGTACGTTGAACAATCCGGTGGTGATCACGATAATTACCAATACAACAACATTATTGAGGGAGACGAAGAGATGACTAGAGACAGTAACAGGGAAGATGAGGAAACTGACAATCAAGAACCACAG GAGCAAATTTTTCTACACGAGGACGAAGATGGGCAGCTTTACTTCAAggatgaaaatggaaaactgcAACCCGTATACTTAACGCCGGATGGAAATTACGCCATTGCCGAGAATAGTAGCGATGACCAAGACAGTCGAGATCTGGATCAACAGGTATCCAATCCAAGACAGCCCGAAGGTGGTGCCGTACTTATACCCGGTGTCGACTACGCCCCCAGTACCACAACCAAA ACTGCTGTGGTGCCAGCGTCAACAATACAAGAGATAGACAATGAGGATAATACTGTGACAATATCTTTAATCATCTCTGAAGACGAGAATGGGCAAAAACGGACTCAAGTTATCATTCCAACAACAGACAATCTCAAGTGTGACACATGCAATAAATCGTTTAAATCCTCATTTCAGTTACTTAGGCACAACAGACTGAAACATGCCCGAGAGGAAGACATAACCAGCAGAAATTATCCGTGTGACTCGTGTCCAAAAag GTTTCCAGATCAAAATTCATTGGCTCGTCATCGGAAGTCTCATACAGACGACAGACCATTTCAGTGCTTTGAATGCCACAAGACCTTCCCTACGTCATCCACATTACGACGCCATCTTACTCTGCACAATCCTCAATCACGTCCACTGCCTTGCATCTTCTGTGGTCGTCGTTTTCTGGATAAAGCAAGCCTAGCAAAACATGAACAATCTCATCTTGCTGGAGAGCAACGTACTCACACGTGCGATATATGCCACAAAGCTTTCATGCATGCCAGTGATTTGGCACTTCACAAGAAGAATCATGATCCTGAACGGAAATTCGATTGTGAGGTTTGCGGACGAGAATTCAACAGACTTAACAATCTGCAACGGCACATGATGGTGCACCAGCAGGTACATATG CAAGGAAATAATGACGAAGCTTTGTCTTGCGACGTGTGCGGCATCACTTACAAATTTATGAGCTCTTTAACCAGGCATATGGTGACAACTCACGTAAATCCGGAGAAGATGCGGCAGCAAGCGGAAGAACAACGACGAAAGCGGGAAAACAATTACCGTCGGTAcatggaaaatcgaaaaatgtacGAATGCCAGCCTACTTCTGGATATTCTAGCAAACGTACAGCATTTCACCATAATACGGTCTCTATGAATATGCAGATGAGCGACAACGACGAAGATGcttga
- the LOC124180280 gene encoding zinc finger protein 37-like isoform X6 — MRQTQNLNARVQKKLKPVAKVRSHADLTFFKYCKMEVKTIEADSNDLMEILKQAASGDEIIFEANIAGDGDGEEAEEVEEIVEIIEEIEEVEETEEIEQPVGTEENEDNEIDEHMDLTMPDAEANDQRQNEDEEIENSAKSSSKNYATTDTGLTQMRAEYVKKQLKKHFKNEGDKDKSKQLVNYDIDEDWEDEDLDQEQQSKVESSQSQIRSLNNTSNNQTEREDRHPTQNGRKHLSTPNHDSPSQPGKSRVHGKIQQQESNTDENTNEYWDDEEHDSIVGYEDDQSGSQNEENTDSQHEIVKNAENNLVYTVLGSKKQNNSTKQTQDGRLISSRFVKIEQHEETPTEGTIYYENEDMETLYVEQSGGDHDNYQYNNIIEGDEEMTRDSNREDEETDNQEPQEQIFLHEDEDGQLYFKDENGKLQPVYLTPDGNYAIAENSSDDQDSRDLDQQLLRHNRLKHAREEDITSRNYPCDSCPKRFPDQNSLARHRKSHTDDRPFQCFECHKTFPTSSTLRRHLTLHNPQSRPLPCIFCGRRFLDKASLAKHEQSHLAGEQRTHTCDICHKAFMHASDLALHKKNHDPERKFDCEVCGREFNRLNNLQRHMMVHQQVHMQGNNDEALSCDVCGITYKFMSSLTRHMVTTHVNPEKMRQQAEEQRRKRENNYRRYMENRKMYECQPTSGYSSKRTAFHHNTVSMNMQMSDNDEDA; from the exons ATGAGGCAAACT CAAAATCTTAATGCTCGCGTTCAAAAAAAGCTGAAGCCTGTAGCTAAAGTTAGAAGCCACGCAGATTTAACTTTCTTTAAATAT TGCAAGATGGAGGTTAAAACAATCGAGGCAGATAGCAATGATCTCATGGAAATACTGAAGCAAGCTGCATCTGGTGATGAGATTATTTTTGAAGCCAACATTGCTGGCGATGGAGATGGTGAAGAGGCAGAGGAGGTAGAAGAAATTGTTGAgataattgaagaaattgaagagGTAGAAGAAACGGAGGAAATTGAGCAACCTGTGGGTACTGAGGAAAATGAAGATAACGAAATTGACGAGCATATGGATTTGACCATGCCAGATGCAGAAGCAAATGACCAAAGACAAAATGAGGATGAGGAGATAGAAAATTCTGCAAAGTCGTCTTCAAAAAACTATGCTACTACTGATACAGGATTAACTCAAATGAGAGCTGAGTATGTAAAAAAGCAATTGAAGAAGCATTTTAAGAATGAAGGTGACAAAGATAAAAGTAAACAACTCGTGAATTACGACATTGATGAGGATTGGGAGGATGAAGATCTGGATCAGGAACAACAATCAAAAGTAGAGTCCAGTCAATCTCAAATTCGTAGTCTCAATAATACTTCTAACAATCAAACGGAAAGGGAGGACAGACACCCTACACAGAATGGCAGAAAACACCTATCGACTCCAAACCATGATTCACCATCTCAACCAGGTAAATCTCGAGTTCATGGAAAAATACAGCAACAGGAGTCGAACACAgatgaaaatacaaatgaatATTGGGATGACGAAGAGCATGACTCTATTGTAGGATATGAAGATGATCAATCAGGTTCTCAAAATGAAGAGAACACAGATTCTCAGCATGAGATTGTTAAGAATGCTGAAAACAATTTAGTTTATACTGTTCTTGGATCCAAGAAGCAAAATAATTCGACTAAACAGACTCAAGATGGAAGACTCATTAGTTCACGTTTTGTAAAG ATCGAGCAACACGAGGAAACCCCAACTGAAGGCACAATATATTATGAAAACGAAGACATGGAAACTTTGTACGTTGAACAATCCGGTGGTGATCACGATAATTACCAATACAACAACATTATTGAGGGAGACGAAGAGATGACTAGAGACAGTAACAGGGAAGATGAGGAAACTGACAATCAAGAACCACAG GAGCAAATTTTTCTACACGAGGACGAAGATGGGCAGCTTTACTTCAAggatgaaaatggaaaactgcAACCCGTATACTTAACGCCGGATGGAAATTACGCCATTGCCGAGAATAGTAGCGATGACCAAGACAGTCGAGATCTGGATCAACAG TTACTTAGGCACAACAGACTGAAACATGCCCGAGAGGAAGACATAACCAGCAGAAATTATCCGTGTGACTCGTGTCCAAAAag GTTTCCAGATCAAAATTCATTGGCTCGTCATCGGAAGTCTCATACAGACGACAGACCATTTCAGTGCTTTGAATGCCACAAGACCTTCCCTACGTCATCCACATTACGACGCCATCTTACTCTGCACAATCCTCAATCACGTCCACTGCCTTGCATCTTCTGTGGTCGTCGTTTTCTGGATAAAGCAAGCCTAGCAAAACATGAACAATCTCATCTTGCTGGAGAGCAACGTACTCACACGTGCGATATATGCCACAAAGCTTTCATGCATGCCAGTGATTTGGCACTTCACAAGAAGAATCATGATCCTGAACGGAAATTCGATTGTGAGGTTTGCGGACGAGAATTCAACAGACTTAACAATCTGCAACGGCACATGATGGTGCACCAGCAGGTACATATG CAAGGAAATAATGACGAAGCTTTGTCTTGCGACGTGTGCGGCATCACTTACAAATTTATGAGCTCTTTAACCAGGCATATGGTGACAACTCACGTAAATCCGGAGAAGATGCGGCAGCAAGCGGAAGAACAACGACGAAAGCGGGAAAACAATTACCGTCGGTAcatggaaaatcgaaaaatgtacGAATGCCAGCCTACTTCTGGATATTCTAGCAAACGTACAGCATTTCACCATAATACGGTCTCTATGAATATGCAGATGAGCGACAACGACGAAGATGcttga
- the LOC124180280 gene encoding zinc finger and SCAN domain-containing protein 21-like isoform X3: MRQTQNLNARVQKKLKPVAKVRSHADLTFFKYCKMEVKTIEADSNDLMEILKQAASGDEIIFEANIAGDGDGEEAEEVEEIVEIIEEIEEVEETEEIEQPVGTEENEDNEIDEHMDLTMPDAEANDQRQNEDEEIENSAKSSSKNYATTDTGLTQMRAEYVKKQLKKHFKNEGDKDKSKQLVNYDIDEDWEDEDLDQEQQSKVESSQSQIRSLNNTSNNQTEREDRHPTQNGRKHLSTPNHDSPSQPGKSRVHGKIQQQESNTDENTNEYWDDEEHDSIVGYEDDQSGSQNEENTDSQHEIVKNAENNLVYTVLGSKKQNNSTKQTQDGRLISSRFVKIEQHEETPTEGTIYYENEDMETLYVEQSGGDHDNYQYNNIIEGDEEMTRDSNREDEETDNQEPQEQIFLHEDEDGQLYFKDENGKLQPVYLTPDGNYAIAENSSDDQDSRDLDQQTAVVPASTIQEIDNEDNTVTISLIISEDENGQKRTQVIIPTTDNLKCDTCNKSFKSSFQLLRHNRLKHAREEDITSRNYPCDSCPKRFPDQNSLARHRKSHTDDRPFQCFECHKTFPTSSTLRRHLTLHNPQSRPLPCIFCGRRFLDKASLAKHEQSHLAGEQRTHTCDICHKAFMHASDLALHKKNHDPERKFDCEVCGREFNRLNNLQRHMMVHQQVHMQGNNDEALSCDVCGITYKFMSSLTRHMVTTHVNPEKMRQQAEEQRRKRENNYRRYMENRKMYECQPTSGYSSKRTAFHHNTVSMNMQMSDNDEDA, translated from the exons ATGAGGCAAACT CAAAATCTTAATGCTCGCGTTCAAAAAAAGCTGAAGCCTGTAGCTAAAGTTAGAAGCCACGCAGATTTAACTTTCTTTAAATAT TGCAAGATGGAGGTTAAAACAATCGAGGCAGATAGCAATGATCTCATGGAAATACTGAAGCAAGCTGCATCTGGTGATGAGATTATTTTTGAAGCCAACATTGCTGGCGATGGAGATGGTGAAGAGGCAGAGGAGGTAGAAGAAATTGTTGAgataattgaagaaattgaagagGTAGAAGAAACGGAGGAAATTGAGCAACCTGTGGGTACTGAGGAAAATGAAGATAACGAAATTGACGAGCATATGGATTTGACCATGCCAGATGCAGAAGCAAATGACCAAAGACAAAATGAGGATGAGGAGATAGAAAATTCTGCAAAGTCGTCTTCAAAAAACTATGCTACTACTGATACAGGATTAACTCAAATGAGAGCTGAGTATGTAAAAAAGCAATTGAAGAAGCATTTTAAGAATGAAGGTGACAAAGATAAAAGTAAACAACTCGTGAATTACGACATTGATGAGGATTGGGAGGATGAAGATCTGGATCAGGAACAACAATCAAAAGTAGAGTCCAGTCAATCTCAAATTCGTAGTCTCAATAATACTTCTAACAATCAAACGGAAAGGGAGGACAGACACCCTACACAGAATGGCAGAAAACACCTATCGACTCCAAACCATGATTCACCATCTCAACCAGGTAAATCTCGAGTTCATGGAAAAATACAGCAACAGGAGTCGAACACAgatgaaaatacaaatgaatATTGGGATGACGAAGAGCATGACTCTATTGTAGGATATGAAGATGATCAATCAGGTTCTCAAAATGAAGAGAACACAGATTCTCAGCATGAGATTGTTAAGAATGCTGAAAACAATTTAGTTTATACTGTTCTTGGATCCAAGAAGCAAAATAATTCGACTAAACAGACTCAAGATGGAAGACTCATTAGTTCACGTTTTGTAAAG ATCGAGCAACACGAGGAAACCCCAACTGAAGGCACAATATATTATGAAAACGAAGACATGGAAACTTTGTACGTTGAACAATCCGGTGGTGATCACGATAATTACCAATACAACAACATTATTGAGGGAGACGAAGAGATGACTAGAGACAGTAACAGGGAAGATGAGGAAACTGACAATCAAGAACCACAG GAGCAAATTTTTCTACACGAGGACGAAGATGGGCAGCTTTACTTCAAggatgaaaatggaaaactgcAACCCGTATACTTAACGCCGGATGGAAATTACGCCATTGCCGAGAATAGTAGCGATGACCAAGACAGTCGAGATCTGGATCAACAG ACTGCTGTGGTGCCAGCGTCAACAATACAAGAGATAGACAATGAGGATAATACTGTGACAATATCTTTAATCATCTCTGAAGACGAGAATGGGCAAAAACGGACTCAAGTTATCATTCCAACAACAGACAATCTCAAGTGTGACACATGCAATAAATCGTTTAAATCCTCATTTCAGTTACTTAGGCACAACAGACTGAAACATGCCCGAGAGGAAGACATAACCAGCAGAAATTATCCGTGTGACTCGTGTCCAAAAag GTTTCCAGATCAAAATTCATTGGCTCGTCATCGGAAGTCTCATACAGACGACAGACCATTTCAGTGCTTTGAATGCCACAAGACCTTCCCTACGTCATCCACATTACGACGCCATCTTACTCTGCACAATCCTCAATCACGTCCACTGCCTTGCATCTTCTGTGGTCGTCGTTTTCTGGATAAAGCAAGCCTAGCAAAACATGAACAATCTCATCTTGCTGGAGAGCAACGTACTCACACGTGCGATATATGCCACAAAGCTTTCATGCATGCCAGTGATTTGGCACTTCACAAGAAGAATCATGATCCTGAACGGAAATTCGATTGTGAGGTTTGCGGACGAGAATTCAACAGACTTAACAATCTGCAACGGCACATGATGGTGCACCAGCAGGTACATATG CAAGGAAATAATGACGAAGCTTTGTCTTGCGACGTGTGCGGCATCACTTACAAATTTATGAGCTCTTTAACCAGGCATATGGTGACAACTCACGTAAATCCGGAGAAGATGCGGCAGCAAGCGGAAGAACAACGACGAAAGCGGGAAAACAATTACCGTCGGTAcatggaaaatcgaaaaatgtacGAATGCCAGCCTACTTCTGGATATTCTAGCAAACGTACAGCATTTCACCATAATACGGTCTCTATGAATATGCAGATGAGCGACAACGACGAAGATGcttga